Proteins encoded in a region of the Pseudomonas denitrificans (nom. rej.) genome:
- a CDS encoding TonB-dependent receptor, translating to MSRQSTEFAGSKPRLLVSAVGVAITAMSGAQLAHADEAPKKSGQDVLSLDADTVVGTQQQDPTTYNVEKSSNEKYTAPLLDTPKTVTVIPQQVIKDTGALTLQDALRTTPGITFGAGEGGNPAGDRPFIRGFNAESDTFLDGMRDVASQTREIFNIEQIEVSKGPGSAYTGAGSTGGSLNLISKTAKQADFNDASVVLGTDQTRRTTLDVNHMLGDNAAFRLNLMKHDANVAGRDEVNVSRWGVAPTITFGFNTPTRATLSYYHLSTDDMPDYGIPLTLTGRSERNPSKPVSVDKSNFYGLNDRDYRKSTTDTGTFRIEHDLNDNLTLSNSFRLVRTTLDYIVTNPDDSRGNVANGLVYRSSKNRNSTSKGWVNQTDLKSTFDTGFVGHTLVTGMEFSYEDVHNRPYVITPGGGSGNICTPSLIASGDCTSLNKPTPGDHWTGSITDSAAFTDTDTKTASAYVFDTLKLSEQWDLNLGLRYDDFETRSSGYSTGGRGSPAGDFDRQNNSHFWNYQLGVVYKPAPNGSVYAAWSTSSNPSGETAGEGGGDLALANTNLDPERNRNYEIGTKWAFFDEALSLNAAIFRTDKTNARVASPDDSTVQVLDGEQRVQGVELGFSGALTPKWKVFGGYTYLDSEILKSSVASDEGNRMPQTAQNNFTLWSTYDVLQNFTVGGGATYVDEQYGNTANSTMIPSYWRYDAMAKYVISKNVDLQLNVQNLTDKRYFDQVFSTHMAHVAPGRTALLGVNVHF from the coding sequence ATGTCGCGTCAATCCACCGAGTTCGCCGGCAGCAAGCCGCGCCTTCTAGTCAGCGCTGTCGGCGTGGCGATCACCGCCATGTCCGGCGCTCAACTGGCCCATGCTGACGAAGCGCCGAAGAAGTCCGGCCAGGACGTGCTGTCCCTGGACGCCGACACTGTCGTCGGCACCCAGCAGCAGGACCCGACCACCTACAACGTGGAGAAGTCCTCCAACGAGAAGTACACCGCGCCGCTGCTGGATACGCCCAAGACCGTCACCGTGATCCCGCAGCAGGTGATCAAGGATACCGGCGCGCTGACCCTGCAGGATGCGCTGCGCACCACGCCCGGCATCACCTTCGGGGCGGGTGAGGGTGGCAACCCGGCGGGTGATCGCCCGTTCATCCGCGGCTTCAACGCCGAAAGCGACACCTTCCTCGACGGCATGCGCGACGTCGCCTCGCAGACCCGCGAAATCTTCAACATCGAGCAGATCGAAGTGAGCAAGGGCCCGGGTTCCGCCTACACCGGCGCCGGCTCCACCGGCGGCAGCCTGAACCTGATCAGCAAGACCGCCAAGCAGGCCGACTTCAACGACGCGAGCGTCGTGCTCGGCACCGACCAGACTCGCCGTACCACCCTCGACGTTAACCACATGCTGGGCGACAACGCGGCCTTCCGCCTGAACCTGATGAAGCACGATGCCAATGTCGCCGGCCGCGACGAGGTGAATGTCAGCCGCTGGGGCGTCGCGCCGACCATCACCTTCGGCTTCAACACGCCGACCCGTGCGACGCTGTCCTACTACCACCTGTCCACCGACGACATGCCCGACTACGGCATCCCGCTGACCCTCACCGGGCGCAGCGAGCGCAACCCGAGCAAGCCGGTGTCCGTGGACAAGAGCAACTTCTACGGCCTGAACGACCGCGACTATCGCAAGAGCACCACCGATACCGGGACCTTCCGGATCGAGCACGACCTGAACGACAACCTGACCCTGTCCAACAGCTTCCGCCTGGTGCGCACCACCCTCGACTACATCGTCACCAACCCCGACGACAGTCGCGGCAACGTCGCCAACGGCCTGGTCTATCGCTCCTCGAAGAACCGCAACTCCACCTCCAAGGGCTGGGTCAACCAGACTGACCTGAAGTCCACCTTCGACACCGGCTTCGTCGGCCACACCCTGGTGACCGGTATGGAGTTCAGCTACGAGGACGTGCACAACCGCCCGTACGTGATCACTCCGGGCGGCGGCAGTGGCAACATCTGCACGCCATCGCTGATCGCCAGCGGCGACTGCACCAGCCTGAACAAGCCGACCCCGGGCGACCACTGGACCGGCAGCATCACCGACAGCGCCGCCTTTACCGACACCGACACCAAGACCGCCTCGGCCTACGTGTTCGATACCCTCAAGCTCAGCGAGCAGTGGGACCTCAACCTCGGCCTGCGCTACGACGACTTCGAGACCCGCTCCAGCGGTTATTCCACCGGGGGCCGCGGCTCGCCCGCCGGCGATTTCGACCGCCAGAACAACTCCCACTTCTGGAACTACCAGCTCGGTGTGGTCTACAAACCGGCGCCCAACGGCAGCGTCTACGCCGCCTGGTCCACCTCCAGCAACCCTAGCGGCGAGACTGCCGGTGAAGGCGGTGGCGACCTGGCCCTGGCCAACACCAACCTCGATCCGGAACGCAACCGCAACTACGAGATCGGCACCAAGTGGGCGTTCTTCGACGAAGCGCTGTCGCTCAATGCAGCGATCTTCCGCACCGACAAGACCAACGCCCGTGTTGCCTCGCCGGATGACTCCACCGTGCAGGTGCTCGATGGCGAGCAGCGTGTGCAGGGCGTCGAGCTGGGCTTCAGCGGCGCGCTGACGCCCAAGTGGAAAGTCTTCGGCGGCTACACCTACCTGGACAGCGAGATCCTCAAGTCCAGCGTGGCCAGCGACGAAGGCAACCGCATGCCACAGACCGCACAGAACAACTTCACCCTCTGGTCGACCTACGACGTGCTGCAGAACTTCACCGTGGGCGGCGGCGCCACCTACGTCGACGAGCAGTACGGCAACACCGCCAACAGCACCATGATTCCGTCCTACTGGCGCTACGACGCCATGGCCAAGTACGTGATCAGCAAGAACGTCGACCTGCAGCTCAACGTGCAGAACCTGACCGACAAGCGCTACTTCGACCAGGTCTTCAGCACCCACATGGCCCACGTGGCCCCTGGTCGCACCGCGCTGCTGGGTGTCAACGTCCACTTCTGA
- the lpxO gene encoding lipid A hydroxylase LpxO, which yields MKAAILAAFGLSIVYVHLRGRVRHKFTRQLSDHSSFLAPINCLMYLFSRVPSQPYLATDEFPEMRLLADNWEAIRSEALHLRDAGSIKRSDQLNDVGFNSFFKTGWKRFYLKWYDDSHPSADALCPKTTELLRQIPSVKAAMFAELPPGSRLVRHRDPYAGSLRYHLGLLTPNDPGCFIEVDGERYHWRDGEAVVFDETYIHYAENTTDHDRVILFCDIERPLKYGWVTAFNRWFSRNVMAAAASPNDAGDKTGGINRAFASLYKIRLHGKALKKRNRKLYYLQKWGFFAAVLALFLWI from the coding sequence ATCAAAGCCGCCATCCTGGCCGCCTTCGGCCTGAGCATCGTTTATGTCCACCTGCGTGGGCGGGTGCGCCACAAATTCACGCGCCAGTTGAGCGACCACTCCAGCTTCCTGGCGCCGATCAACTGCCTGATGTACCTGTTCTCACGGGTGCCGAGCCAGCCGTACCTGGCGACCGACGAATTCCCCGAGATGCGCCTGCTTGCCGACAACTGGGAAGCCATCCGCAGCGAAGCCCTGCACCTGCGCGACGCCGGCAGCATCAAGCGTTCCGACCAGCTCAACGACGTGGGTTTCAACTCCTTCTTCAAGACCGGCTGGAAGCGCTTCTACCTGAAGTGGTACGACGACAGCCACCCGTCCGCCGACGCGCTGTGCCCGAAGACCACCGAGCTGCTGCGGCAGATTCCGTCGGTGAAGGCGGCGATGTTCGCCGAGCTGCCGCCGGGCTCGCGCCTGGTGCGCCACCGCGACCCCTATGCCGGTTCGCTGCGCTACCACCTGGGCCTGCTGACGCCGAATGACCCGGGCTGCTTCATCGAGGTGGACGGCGAGCGCTACCACTGGCGCGACGGCGAGGCGGTGGTGTTCGACGAGACCTATATCCACTACGCCGAGAACACCACGGATCACGACCGGGTGATCCTCTTCTGCGATATCGAGCGGCCGCTGAAATACGGCTGGGTGACGGCGTTCAACCGCTGGTTCAGCCGCAACGTGATGGCCGCAGCGGCTTCGCCCAACGACGCGGGCGACAAGACCGGCGGCATCAACCGTGCCTTCGCCTCGCTGTACAAGATCCGCCTGCATGGCAAGGCGCTGAAGAAGCGCAACCGCAAGCTGTACTACCTGCAGAAGTGGGGCTTCTTCGCAGCGGTGCTGGCACTGTTCTTATGGATATGA
- the prfH gene encoding peptide chain release factor H gives MILLQLSAAQGPDECALAVAKALQRLLREAEANGVEVRVIEEEAGPRRGTLLSVLLALDGDSAAALAEDWSGTLQWVCASPYRANHGRKNWYFGGARFSAPPASLEGEVRFETLRSSGPGGQHVNTTDSAVRATHVASGLSIKVQTERSQHANKRLALLLIARKLEERAEQASSELRAERRLVHHHLERGNPRRVFRGERFEG, from the coding sequence ATGATCCTGCTGCAACTTTCCGCGGCCCAGGGGCCCGACGAATGCGCACTGGCCGTGGCCAAGGCCCTGCAGCGCCTGCTGCGCGAGGCCGAGGCCAACGGTGTCGAGGTGCGCGTGATCGAGGAAGAAGCCGGCCCGCGCCGAGGCACCCTGCTCTCGGTGCTGCTGGCGCTGGACGGTGACTCGGCGGCGGCGCTGGCCGAGGACTGGAGCGGCACCCTGCAATGGGTCTGCGCCAGCCCTTACCGGGCCAATCACGGGCGCAAGAACTGGTACTTCGGCGGCGCGCGCTTCAGTGCGCCACCGGCCAGCCTTGAAGGTGAAGTACGCTTCGAAACCTTGCGCTCCTCCGGCCCCGGCGGGCAGCACGTCAACACCACCGACTCGGCAGTACGCGCGACCCACGTTGCCAGCGGTCTGAGCATCAAGGTCCAGACTGAGCGCAGCCAGCACGCCAACAAGCGCCTGGCGCTGCTGCTGATCGCCCGCAAGCTGGAGGAACGCGCGGAGCAGGCAAGCAGCGAGCTGCGCGCCGAACGCCGGCTGGTGCATCACCATCTGGAACGCGGCAATCCGCGCCGGGTGTTTCGCGGTGAACGCTTCGAGGGCTGA
- a CDS encoding sulfite reductase flavoprotein subunit alpha gives MKKVLFQLHWLFGISAGLVLALMGITGAMLSFQDEILRAINPESLVVEKRAEAVLPMDELIRRVESAEPGRKVSFLWLKTEGVESARIFFTPPPGQRRGESRYVDPYTAQALPAPVGEGAFMFIMQLHRFLAAGEVGQRITAACTLILVFFCLSGLYLRWPRKALNWRTWLTFDWRKKGRAFNWDLHAVAGTWCLVFYLLASLTGLYWSYEWYRNGLFKLLDDAPAGQAKGGQRGGKRGPAPEGPPPVVDATAIWNTVAQTGGPNMTAYNLRLPPVKGQPATVFYLLDDAAHERAFNEMTIDPASGKLLKHRRYNDSSAGKQLLTSVYALHVGSYFGLTGRILMMLASLAMPLFFITGWLLYLDRRRKKRAAQAARGELGSNAAGADSWLVGYASQSGFAEQLAWQSAGQLQAAGLPVRVEPLGKLDRAQLEQTRNALFVVSTFGEGEAPDSARGFERQLLGQTLGLNDLRFAILALGDRQYEHFCGFARRMQGWLQGQGARPLFDGVEVDNGDAAALHDWQVRLAELSGAAPQVAFTAPAFEVWTLSGREHLNPGSQGESTWLLRLTAPNDSQIDWAAGDLVEIVPRQPDFLVARWLERLGLDGSARVQVDGLALPLKDALAGCLLPGNLEHLVGQHGQAVYDALIKLSVRQYSIASLRSAGALELIVRQEQHADGSLGICSGWLTEYLPEGGSLLLRLRRNRSFHLTEEDRPLILIGNGTGIAGLRALLQASVAEGRSRNWLLFGERNIAHDFYCREELEGLLARGELQRLDVVFSRDQAEKLYVQDRLRASGEVLAQWLDDGAAIYVCGSLQGMAEGVDRALREMLGDAEVEALLESGRYRRDVY, from the coding sequence TTGAAGAAAGTCCTGTTCCAGTTGCATTGGCTGTTCGGTATCAGCGCAGGTCTGGTGCTGGCGCTGATGGGCATCACCGGGGCGATGCTGTCGTTCCAGGATGAAATCCTGCGCGCCATTAACCCCGAGAGCCTGGTGGTGGAAAAGCGCGCCGAAGCCGTGCTGCCGATGGACGAACTGATCCGCCGGGTGGAGAGCGCCGAGCCGGGCAGGAAGGTTTCCTTCCTCTGGCTGAAGACCGAGGGCGTGGAGTCCGCGCGCATTTTCTTCACCCCGCCGCCGGGCCAGCGCCGGGGCGAATCGCGCTATGTCGACCCGTACACCGCGCAAGCTCTGCCCGCGCCAGTGGGCGAGGGCGCCTTCATGTTCATCATGCAGCTGCACCGTTTCCTTGCCGCCGGCGAAGTCGGCCAGCGGATCACGGCCGCCTGCACCCTGATCCTAGTGTTCTTCTGCCTCTCCGGCCTGTACCTGCGCTGGCCGCGCAAGGCGCTGAACTGGCGCACCTGGCTGACCTTCGACTGGCGCAAGAAGGGCCGCGCCTTCAACTGGGACCTGCACGCCGTCGCCGGCACCTGGTGCCTGGTGTTCTACCTCCTGGCCTCGCTGACCGGCCTGTACTGGTCCTACGAGTGGTACCGCAACGGCCTGTTCAAGCTGCTCGACGACGCCCCTGCCGGCCAGGCCAAGGGCGGCCAGCGCGGCGGCAAACGTGGCCCGGCGCCCGAGGGCCCGCCGCCGGTGGTGGATGCCACGGCCATCTGGAACACCGTCGCGCAGACCGGCGGCCCCAACATGACCGCCTACAACCTGCGCCTGCCGCCGGTGAAGGGCCAGCCGGCCACCGTGTTCTACCTCCTCGATGACGCCGCCCACGAACGCGCCTTCAACGAGATGACCATCGACCCGGCCAGCGGCAAGCTGCTAAAGCACCGCCGCTACAACGACAGCAGCGCCGGCAAGCAACTGCTCACCAGCGTCTACGCCCTGCACGTGGGCAGCTACTTCGGCCTTACCGGGCGCATCCTGATGATGCTCGCGAGCCTCGCCATGCCGCTGTTCTTCATCACCGGCTGGCTGCTCTACCTCGACCGCCGCCGCAAGAAGCGCGCCGCGCAGGCCGCCCGTGGCGAATTGGGCAGCAACGCCGCTGGCGCCGACTCCTGGCTGGTGGGCTATGCCAGCCAGAGCGGCTTCGCCGAGCAGCTGGCGTGGCAGAGCGCCGGCCAGTTGCAGGCCGCCGGTTTGCCGGTGCGTGTCGAGCCGCTGGGCAAGCTGGATCGCGCGCAGCTGGAGCAGACCCGCAACGCGCTGTTCGTGGTCAGCACCTTTGGCGAAGGCGAGGCGCCGGACAGCGCCCGTGGCTTCGAACGCCAACTGCTGGGCCAGACCCTCGGCCTCAATGACCTGCGCTTCGCCATCCTGGCCCTGGGCGACCGCCAGTACGAACATTTCTGCGGCTTCGCCCGACGCATGCAGGGCTGGCTGCAAGGGCAGGGCGCGCGCCCGCTGTTCGACGGCGTGGAAGTGGACAACGGTGATGCCGCTGCGCTGCACGACTGGCAGGTCCGTCTGGCCGAACTCTCCGGCGCCGCGCCGCAAGTGGCGTTCACTGCACCAGCTTTCGAGGTCTGGACGCTGAGTGGTCGCGAACACCTCAACCCCGGCAGCCAGGGCGAATCCACCTGGCTGCTGCGCCTCACCGCGCCGAACGATTCGCAGATCGACTGGGCTGCCGGCGACCTGGTGGAAATCGTCCCGCGCCAACCGGACTTCCTCGTCGCCCGCTGGCTCGAACGCCTCGGCCTGGATGGCTCCGCCAGGGTGCAGGTGGATGGTCTGGCGCTGCCGCTGAAGGATGCCCTGGCCGGCTGCCTGCTGCCGGGCAACCTCGAGCACCTGGTCGGCCAGCATGGCCAGGCGGTTTACGACGCGCTGATCAAGCTCTCGGTGCGCCAGTACTCCATCGCCTCGTTGCGCAGCGCAGGCGCCCTGGAGCTGATCGTCCGCCAGGAGCAGCACGCCGACGGCTCGCTGGGCATCTGTTCCGGCTGGCTGACCGAGTACCTGCCCGAGGGCGGCAGCCTGCTGCTGCGCCTGCGGCGCAACCGCAGCTTCCACCTGACCGAGGAGGATCGCCCGCTGATCCTGATCGGCAACGGCACCGGTATCGCCGGCCTGCGCGCACTGCTGCAGGCGAGCGTGGCCGAGGGCCGGTCGCGTAACTGGTTGCTGTTCGGCGAGCGCAACATCGCCCACGACTTCTACTGCCGCGAGGAACTGGAAGGCCTGCTGGCGCGCGGCGAACTGCAACGCCTGGATGTTGTCTTCTCCCGCGACCAGGCCGAAAAGCTCTACGTGCAGGACCGCCTGCGTGCCAGCGGCGAAGTCCTCGCCCAGTGGCTCGACGACGGCGCGGCGATCTACGTCTGCGGCAGTCTGCAGGGCATGGCCGAAGGCGTCGACCGCGCCCTGCGCGAGATGCTGGGTGACGCCGAGGTCGAGGCGCTGCTGGAGAGCGGGCGCTACCGCCGCGATGTCTATTGA
- a CDS encoding Lrp/AsnC family transcriptional regulator yields MPNPKLDAYDHRILAALQRDGRLSNVELAEEIGLSPSPCLRRVRLLEEAGMIRGYHAELGRDEVGLGLTVFVGVKVERHSDTSAAAFRQAVIDLPEVISVHLVSGESDFLLQVVLPDLRAYELFLTGTLLKLPGVSDIRSNFAIQTVKESAPLPLRHLPK; encoded by the coding sequence ATGCCAAACCCGAAACTGGACGCCTACGACCACCGCATCCTCGCCGCCCTGCAGCGCGATGGCCGCCTGAGCAACGTCGAACTGGCCGAGGAGATCGGCCTGTCGCCCTCCCCCTGCCTGCGCCGGGTGCGCCTGCTGGAAGAAGCCGGGATGATCCGTGGCTACCACGCCGAACTGGGCCGCGACGAAGTCGGCCTCGGGCTGACCGTGTTCGTCGGGGTGAAAGTGGAGCGCCACAGCGACACCAGCGCCGCCGCGTTCCGCCAGGCCGTGATCGACCTGCCGGAAGTCATCTCGGTGCACCTGGTCAGCGGCGAGTCGGACTTCCTCCTGCAAGTGGTGCTGCCCGATCTGCGCGCCTACGAGCTGTTCCTCACCGGCACCCTGCTCAAGCTGCCGGGCGTCAGCGACATCCGCAGCAACTTCGCCATCCAGACGGTGAAGGAGTCGGCGCCCCTGCCGCTGCGCCACCTGCCGAAATAG
- a CDS encoding RNA ligase RtcB family protein has product MGNCIQNLSDGITLIAADDTWIEGKAIQQLETTARLPGMQRVAGMPDLHPGRGYPIGAAFFSTGRLYPALVGNDIGCGMALWRTDIATAKLNLDKLEKRLGNLDGPLDDDWIERVASFGLPPCGHEHSLGTIGGGNHFAELQQLDQLYDQVAVEALGLDRRHLLLLVHSGSRGLGEAILREQVDRFSHQGLEQGTDDCAHYLARHDGALRFAEANRQLIALRMLDRLRADGSQVLDVNHNLVSPAQVEGVDGWLHRKGATPADRGVMVIPGSRGDYSYLVEPVADPRSLFSLAHGAGRKWMRSECKDRLSARYRVEQLARTALGSRVICGDRGLIYEEAPEAYKAIDSVVGALREAGLLRVLARLKPVLTYKTRGECC; this is encoded by the coding sequence ATGGGCAATTGCATCCAAAATCTGTCCGACGGCATCACCCTGATCGCCGCGGACGACACCTGGATCGAAGGTAAAGCGATCCAGCAACTTGAAACCACCGCCCGCCTGCCGGGCATGCAGCGTGTCGCCGGCATGCCGGACCTGCACCCCGGTCGTGGCTACCCGATCGGCGCGGCGTTCTTCTCCACCGGCCGCCTGTACCCGGCGCTGGTGGGCAACGACATCGGCTGCGGCATGGCGCTGTGGCGCACCGATATCGCCACCGCCAAACTGAACCTGGACAAGCTGGAGAAGCGCCTGGGCAACCTCGATGGTCCGCTGGACGATGACTGGATCGAGCGCGTCGCAAGCTTCGGCCTGCCGCCCTGCGGCCACGAGCATTCGCTGGGCACCATCGGCGGCGGCAATCACTTCGCCGAGCTGCAGCAACTCGATCAGCTCTACGACCAAGTCGCCGTCGAAGCCCTCGGCCTCGACCGCCGTCACCTGCTCCTGCTGGTGCACAGCGGCTCGCGTGGCCTGGGCGAAGCCATCCTGCGCGAGCAGGTCGATCGCTTCAGCCACCAGGGCCTGGAACAAGGCACCGACGACTGCGCTCACTACCTGGCTCGCCACGATGGCGCGCTGCGTTTCGCCGAAGCCAACCGCCAACTGATCGCCCTGCGCATGCTCGACCGCCTGCGGGCGGACGGTTCGCAGGTGCTGGACGTGAACCACAACCTCGTCAGTCCGGCGCAGGTCGAAGGCGTCGACGGCTGGCTGCACCGCAAGGGCGCGACGCCGGCGGATCGCGGGGTGATGGTCATCCCCGGTTCGCGCGGCGACTACAGCTACCTGGTGGAACCGGTCGCCGATCCGCGCAGCCTCTTCTCCCTCGCCCACGGCGCGGGGCGCAAGTGGATGCGCAGCGAGTGCAAGGACCGTCTCTCGGCGCGCTACCGCGTCGAGCAGCTGGCCCGTACTGCGCTGGGCAGCCGGGTGATCTGCGGCGATCGCGGGCTGATCTACGAGGAAGCGCCGGAGGCCTACAAGGCCATCGACTCGGTGGTCGGTGCGCTGCGTGAAGCAGGGCTGCTGCGGGTACTGGCGCGACTGAAGCCGGTGCTGACCTACAAGACCCGCGGGGAGTGCTGCTGA
- the pxpB gene encoding 5-oxoprolinase subunit PxpB, with protein sequence MIRVEAFGATALLITLAEQPDDALPLRIARLAERLRTELGAALTDCVPGWTTLLLHYDLLRTDLPQLQSRVQAALADWPGDALANDGGRLHEIAVWYAGEDLAEVARLCGLIPAQVIDLHAGRDYRVGAIGFAPGFAYLGELDQRLALARRATPRTHVPAGSLAIAERQTAVYPQASPGGWHLLGRTAQRLFDPHRQPPCPLAVGDCVRFVPIDEAAYRAAGGEP encoded by the coding sequence ATGATCCGTGTCGAAGCCTTCGGCGCCACGGCGCTGCTGATCACCCTCGCGGAACAGCCCGACGATGCGCTGCCGCTGCGCATCGCCCGACTGGCCGAGCGCCTGCGTACCGAGCTGGGCGCGGCACTGACGGATTGTGTGCCGGGCTGGACCACACTGTTGCTGCACTACGACCTGTTGCGCACCGACCTCCCGCAATTGCAAAGCCGCGTGCAGGCCGCGCTGGCGGACTGGCCCGGCGATGCCCTGGCGAACGACGGCGGGCGCCTGCATGAAATTGCCGTGTGGTATGCCGGTGAGGACCTCGCCGAAGTCGCTCGTCTCTGCGGGCTCATTCCGGCGCAGGTGATCGATCTGCACGCCGGCCGCGATTATCGCGTCGGCGCCATCGGCTTCGCCCCCGGTTTCGCCTACCTCGGCGAGCTCGACCAACGCCTCGCCCTAGCGCGCCGGGCCACGCCGCGCACCCACGTGCCCGCCGGTAGCCTGGCAATCGCCGAGCGGCAGACGGCGGTTTATCCACAGGCGTCGCCCGGCGGTTGGCACCTGCTCGGGCGCACCGCGCAACGCCTGTTCGATCCGCATCGGCAGCCGCCTTGCCCGCTGGCTGTGGGCGATTGCGTGCGCTTTGTGCCCATCGATGAGGCAGCTTATCGCGCGGCCGGTGGCGAACCATGA
- a CDS encoding 5-oxoprolinase subunit PxpA, with protein MIEPTPRILLNCDMGESFGAWRMGDDTHAMPLIDQANLACGYHAGDPLTMQRTVRLAVEQGVSIGAHPAYPDLAGFGRRHMSCSPAEVHALMLYQIGALDAFCRAAGTQVAYVKPHGALYNDLVRDDALLAAVLDACAAYRKRLPLMVLALADNNRELQLADAADVPLMFEAFADRAYLPDGQLAPRRLPNAVHHEPQRILDQALAIARGEPFPDIDGNPLRLRADSLCVHGDNPESLAVLRRLRGLLDQA; from the coding sequence ATGATCGAGCCCACCCCGCGTATCCTGCTCAACTGCGACATGGGCGAAAGCTTCGGCGCCTGGCGAATGGGCGACGATACCCACGCCATGCCTCTGATCGATCAGGCCAACCTCGCCTGTGGCTACCACGCGGGCGATCCGCTGACCATGCAGCGCACCGTTCGACTGGCGGTGGAGCAGGGCGTCAGCATCGGCGCGCACCCCGCCTACCCGGACCTGGCCGGCTTCGGTCGCCGGCACATGAGCTGTTCGCCCGCAGAAGTCCACGCCCTGATGCTCTACCAGATCGGCGCGCTGGACGCCTTCTGCCGCGCCGCCGGCACCCAGGTGGCCTACGTGAAGCCCCACGGCGCGCTGTACAACGACCTGGTGCGCGATGACGCGCTGCTCGCCGCGGTGCTCGATGCCTGCGCCGCCTACCGCAAGCGCCTGCCGCTGATGGTGCTGGCCCTGGCCGACAACAACCGCGAGCTGCAACTGGCTGACGCCGCCGACGTGCCGCTGATGTTCGAAGCCTTCGCCGACCGCGCCTACCTGCCCGATGGTCAGCTTGCCCCGCGCCGGCTGCCCAACGCCGTGCACCACGAGCCGCAGCGCATCCTCGACCAGGCCCTGGCCATTGCCCGTGGCGAGCCTTTCCCGGATATCGACGGCAATCCGCTGCGCCTGCGCGCCGACAGCCTCTGCGTGCATGGTGATAACCCCGAATCCCTGGCGGTGCTGCGGCGCCTGCGTGGCCTGCTGGACCAGGCATGA
- a CDS encoding LysE family translocator — protein MDIGVFLLALAMVYLLPGPDMILLLHTGARDGCRAALATALGLGLARGCHVALAATGLALLFRTAPWTFDVVRIGGGLYLAWIGLQLLRAPLGLPVATGSAGLSTVSYRRAFRRGLLTNLLNPKALLFCSVLLPQFIHPQNGPLALQFALLGGVLVVVGLGFDSFYAVSGERMGRWLARHRTMQRVQQWGFGGILLGFGVRLALIRDL, from the coding sequence GTGGATATCGGCGTCTTCCTGCTGGCCCTGGCGATGGTCTACCTGCTGCCGGGGCCGGACATGATTCTCCTGTTGCACACCGGTGCCCGCGACGGCTGCCGCGCGGCTCTGGCAACAGCCCTGGGGTTGGGCTTGGCCCGTGGCTGCCACGTCGCGCTGGCGGCGACCGGGCTGGCGCTGCTGTTTCGCACCGCGCCCTGGACCTTCGATGTCGTGCGCATCGGCGGCGGGCTCTACCTGGCGTGGATTGGCCTGCAACTGCTGCGCGCACCGCTGGGTTTGCCGGTAGCGACCGGCTCGGCTGGGTTATCCACAGTCAGCTACCGACGAGCATTTCGCCGGGGCCTGCTGACCAATCTGCTCAACCCCAAGGCGCTGCTGTTCTGTTCGGTGCTGCTGCCGCAGTTCATCCATCCGCAGAACGGCCCGCTGGCGCTGCAGTTCGCGCTGTTGGGCGGCGTGCTGGTGGTGGTCGGGCTGGGGTTCGACAGCTTCTACGCCGTCAGTGGCGAGCGCATGGGGCGCTGGCTGGCGCGGCACCGGACGATGCAGCGTGTTCAGCAGTGGGGCTTCGGCGGCATCCTGCTGGGCTTCGGCGTGCGCCTGGCGCTGATCCGAGATTTGTAG